Proteins from a genomic interval of Diaminobutyricimonas aerilata:
- a CDS encoding oligoribonuclease, with amino-acid sequence MSDTTPRVAQGDEYVVLFSGGPFDGQTERRISTDGTWDDEVTVIVSQEGIDTQLVYAAKSAVDVGHEVHVTYIWDQLDSEELEDPMERNDR; translated from the coding sequence ATGTCTGACACCACCCCCCGAGTCGCCCAGGGCGACGAGTACGTCGTGCTGTTCTCCGGCGGTCCCTTCGACGGCCAGACCGAGCGGCGCATCAGCACCGACGGCACCTGGGATGACGAGGTCACCGTCATCGTCTCGCAGGAGGGCATCGACACCCAGCTCGTCTACGCCGCCAAGAGCGCCGTCGACGTCGGTCACGAGGTGCACGTCACCTACATCTGGGATCAGCTCGACAGCGAAGAGCTCGAGGATCCCATGGAGAGAAACGACCGCTGA
- a CDS encoding MarR family winged helix-turn-helix transcriptional regulator translates to MTTSHSDTLEALLVATHRLTRLAAQETGSTTPAAVWRTLSILEAEGGMRVGELAASSRISQPAMTKLLRELISDELVYRIADSDDARAWTIAITPKGSRALDSWRTRLAETLEPHFGDLDAADWATLDRAARLLTQHLGHGEAVA, encoded by the coding sequence ATGACCACTTCGCACTCCGACACCCTGGAGGCGCTGCTCGTCGCGACGCACCGGCTCACCCGGCTCGCCGCCCAGGAGACGGGCAGCACCACCCCCGCGGCCGTCTGGCGCACCCTGTCCATCCTCGAAGCCGAAGGCGGGATGCGCGTCGGCGAGCTCGCCGCGAGCAGCCGCATCAGCCAACCGGCGATGACGAAGCTCCTGCGCGAGCTCATTTCCGACGAGCTCGTGTACCGCATCGCCGACAGCGACGACGCGCGGGCCTGGACGATCGCGATCACCCCGAAGGGTTCGCGAGCCCTCGACTCCTGGCGCACCCGGCTCGCCGAGACCCTCGAACCGCACTTCGGCGACCTCGACGCCGCCGACTGGGCCACGCTCGACCGCGCGGCGCGACTCCTGACCCAGCACCTCGGGCACGGGGAGGCGGTCGCGTGA
- a CDS encoding metal-dependent hydrolase, with protein sequence MTLPARDTTVLYPSSALGNTTTVLHVEALGDARAAVLLEATAFHPRDEAWPDQGADAGELLVGDTRVPIVDAVVAATDGASLHLGREVPVRKGTDGWAFVVAHLVDAAGAPAEGDTVTVSVDGDLRRALSVGHTACHLASLALNAALASAWRKEVQPDAAGSPDFDALAIETSTITADGSVDVYRIGKSLRRKGFDPAALDDVQAVGSVVNARLAEWTAAGIPITIESDGPDLTDRRRWRAELPDGVVTIPCGGTHASSTDETGGITVGLETSAEEGAVRLVMTTRAHPPRP encoded by the coding sequence ATGACCCTTCCCGCGCGTGACACGACTGTGCTCTACCCCTCCAGCGCCCTGGGCAACACGACGACCGTGCTGCACGTCGAGGCGCTCGGCGATGCGCGCGCGGCCGTGCTGCTCGAGGCGACCGCGTTCCACCCCCGCGACGAGGCCTGGCCCGACCAGGGTGCCGACGCGGGAGAGCTCCTCGTCGGCGACACCCGGGTGCCGATCGTCGACGCGGTCGTCGCGGCGACCGACGGCGCCTCGCTGCACCTGGGCCGCGAGGTCCCCGTGCGCAAGGGCACCGACGGGTGGGCATTCGTCGTCGCGCACCTCGTCGACGCCGCCGGTGCGCCCGCCGAGGGCGACACCGTCACCGTGAGCGTCGACGGCGACCTGCGGCGGGCGCTCTCGGTCGGCCACACCGCGTGCCACCTCGCCTCGCTCGCGCTCAACGCCGCGCTCGCCTCCGCGTGGCGCAAAGAGGTGCAGCCCGATGCCGCCGGCTCGCCGGACTTCGACGCCCTCGCGATCGAAACCTCGACCATCACCGCCGACGGCTCCGTGGACGTCTACCGCATCGGCAAGTCCCTGCGGCGCAAGGGGTTCGACCCCGCGGCACTCGACGACGTCCAGGCGGTGGGCTCGGTCGTGAACGCCCGGCTCGCCGAATGGACGGCGGCCGGCATCCCGATCACGATCGAGAGCGACGGCCCCGATCTGACCGACCGTCGCCGGTGGCGCGCCGAGCTGCCCGACGGCGTCGTGACGATCCCCTGCGGCGGCACCCACGCCTCCTCGACCGACGAGACCGGCGGGATCACCGTCGGCCTCGAGACCTCCGCCGAGGAGGGCGCGGTCCGGCTCGTCATGACCACCCGCGCCCATCCGCCCCGCCCGTAG
- a CDS encoding MFS transporter: MSGTHGSSILKQPGQVWAVAFASVIAFMGIGLVDPILPAIAADLDASPTEAELLFTSYLLITGLAMLVTSFVSSRLGPKRTLLIGLGLIVVFALAAALSGDVEAVIGFRAGWGLGNALFISTALATIVGAASGGTSSAIVLYEAALGLGIAIGPLLGGLLGGISWRGPFFGTATLMAIGFIAIAVLLRTDADEPRERTRLSAPLRALGRPALALLAVTALFYNIGFFVLLAYTPFPLGFDAMGIGLTFFGWGVGLAITSVWVAPLLTARARRTTVLAVVLPLLAVDLLVAAVTVGSPAALVACVVVGGLLLGVLNTVLTESVMEATDLPRSVASSAYSAVRFIGGAVAPPLATVLADSVSESMPYVVAAASVLIAALVVLFGRRALARIDDGSESTLTEAEAITIGDAA; the protein is encoded by the coding sequence GTGAGCGGCACCCACGGGTCGAGCATCCTCAAGCAGCCGGGACAGGTGTGGGCCGTCGCCTTCGCGAGCGTCATCGCGTTCATGGGCATCGGCCTCGTCGATCCGATCCTCCCGGCGATCGCCGCTGACCTCGACGCCAGCCCGACCGAGGCGGAACTGCTGTTCACGAGCTACCTGCTCATCACCGGTCTCGCGATGCTCGTCACGAGCTTCGTCTCGAGCCGGCTCGGCCCGAAGCGCACCCTGCTCATCGGTCTCGGGCTCATCGTCGTATTCGCGCTCGCGGCCGCACTGAGCGGTGACGTCGAGGCGGTCATCGGATTCCGCGCCGGGTGGGGACTCGGCAACGCGCTGTTCATCTCCACCGCCCTCGCGACGATCGTCGGCGCCGCGAGCGGAGGCACCTCCTCCGCCATCGTGCTCTACGAGGCCGCCCTGGGACTCGGAATCGCGATCGGGCCGTTGCTCGGCGGCCTGCTCGGCGGGATCTCCTGGCGCGGACCGTTCTTCGGCACCGCGACGCTCATGGCGATCGGGTTCATCGCGATCGCGGTGCTGCTGAGAACCGACGCGGACGAACCGCGCGAGCGCACGCGACTCAGCGCTCCCCTGCGCGCCCTCGGCCGGCCTGCCCTCGCCCTGCTCGCCGTGACCGCGTTGTTCTACAACATCGGGTTCTTCGTGCTGCTGGCCTACACGCCGTTCCCGCTCGGCTTCGACGCGATGGGCATCGGGCTCACGTTCTTCGGGTGGGGTGTCGGGCTCGCGATCACGTCCGTGTGGGTCGCCCCGCTGCTCACGGCCCGCGCGCGACGCACGACGGTGCTCGCGGTCGTGCTTCCGCTGCTCGCGGTCGACCTGCTCGTCGCCGCGGTCACCGTCGGGTCCCCCGCAGCGCTCGTCGCGTGCGTCGTCGTCGGCGGCCTCCTGCTCGGCGTGCTCAACACGGTGCTCACCGAGAGCGTGATGGAGGCGACCGATCTGCCTCGATCCGTCGCGTCGTCGGCGTACTCCGCGGTGCGTTTCATCGGCGGCGCGGTCGCCCCGCCCCTCGCGACGGTGCTCGCCGACAGCGTGTCGGAGAGCATGCCCTACGTCGTCGCCGCCGCGAGCGTGCTGATCGCCGCCCTCGTCGTGCTGTTCGGCCGGCGCGCTCTCGCCCGCATCGACGACGGATCTGAGAGCACGCTCACCGAAGCCGAGGCGATCACCATCGGCGACGCCGCCTGA
- a CDS encoding ice-binding family protein: MCAVTVTGVLALGICVASASSATAATVIDGPIDLGTAETFGVLGASAVTNTGPSVVNGDLGVSPGTSITGFEGPPAGDVTGTIHQTDAVASQAQTDLTDAIGDAAGLTPTTSGVGELAGLSLTPGVYSGGELSLSTGGLLTLAGAADSIWVFQAASTLTVGSAAQIQVTGGATSCNVFWQIGSSATIGSGADFVGTVMAGAAITANTGADIEGRLLANGTAVTLDTNDITVPDGCEPGSEPVETDSPEFTSEAPSSGTVGTPYTHTVTATGTPAPTYTVTDGTLPEGLALDEVTGVISGTPTTPGTFTFTVTASNGTEPDVSAITTITIAPAAVVPPPAPVAPGTGTSGAAELPATGTDPALAAILATLLLALGAAFTVRRAARRA; encoded by the coding sequence TTGTGCGCGGTCACCGTGACGGGGGTGCTCGCTCTGGGCATCTGCGTCGCCTCGGCGTCGAGCGCGACCGCCGCGACCGTCATCGACGGGCCGATCGACCTCGGCACGGCCGAGACGTTCGGCGTCCTCGGCGCCAGCGCCGTCACCAACACCGGTCCGTCGGTGGTGAACGGCGACCTCGGGGTCAGCCCGGGCACCTCCATCACCGGCTTCGAAGGACCGCCCGCCGGTGACGTCACCGGCACGATCCACCAGACGGACGCCGTGGCATCCCAGGCGCAGACCGACCTGACCGACGCCATCGGCGACGCGGCCGGCCTCACCCCGACCACGTCCGGCGTCGGCGAGCTCGCGGGACTCTCGCTCACGCCGGGCGTCTACTCCGGCGGCGAGCTGTCGCTCAGCACCGGCGGCCTGCTCACCCTCGCGGGCGCCGCGGATTCGATCTGGGTCTTTCAGGCGGCGAGCACCCTCACCGTCGGGTCTGCGGCACAGATCCAGGTCACCGGCGGGGCGACCTCGTGCAACGTGTTCTGGCAGATCGGCAGCTCGGCCACGATCGGCAGCGGAGCGGACTTCGTCGGCACCGTCATGGCCGGCGCCGCGATCACCGCCAACACGGGGGCGGACATCGAGGGCCGACTCCTCGCGAACGGCACCGCCGTCACCCTCGACACCAACGACATCACGGTCCCCGACGGCTGCGAGCCCGGCTCCGAACCGGTCGAGACCGACAGCCCCGAGTTCACGTCCGAGGCCCCCTCGAGCGGAACTGTCGGCACGCCGTACACGCACACCGTCACCGCGACGGGCACCCCTGCTCCGACGTACACGGTGACGGACGGCACGCTCCCCGAGGGTCTCGCGCTCGATGAGGTCACCGGCGTCATCTCCGGCACCCCGACGACGCCGGGCACGTTCACCTTCACGGTGACGGCGAGCAACGGAACCGAGCCCGACGTCTCGGCGATCACGACGATCACGATCGCGCCGGCCGCGGTCGTGCCGCCGCCCGCTCCCGTCGCCCCGGGAACCGGCACATCGGGCGCCGCCGAGCTCCCCGCGACGGGAACCGACCCGGCGCTCGCCGCGATTCTCGCGACCCTCCTGCTCGCGCTCGGAGCGGCGTTCACCGTCCGGCGCGCGGCCCGACGGGCCTGA
- a CDS encoding metallopeptidase family protein — protein MSLELSPEEFEEIVADELDELPEEMVEGLDNVVFVTEDRPEDGSLDLLGLYDGVALTERGQYGFGELPDRIVLYREPLLAIAADLDELRDEIHVTLVHEIAHFYGIDDDQLHELGWA, from the coding sequence ATGAGTCTCGAACTGAGTCCGGAGGAGTTCGAGGAGATCGTCGCCGACGAGCTCGACGAGCTGCCCGAGGAGATGGTCGAGGGCCTCGACAACGTCGTCTTCGTCACCGAGGACCGCCCGGAGGACGGGTCCCTCGACCTGCTCGGCCTGTACGACGGCGTCGCCCTGACCGAACGCGGTCAGTATGGGTTCGGTGAGCTGCCCGACCGCATCGTGCTCTACCGCGAGCCCCTGCTGGCCATCGCGGCGGATCTCGACGAACTGCGCGACGAGATCCACGTCACACTCGTGCACGAGATCGCCCACTTCTACGGCATCGACGACGATCAGCTGCACGAGCTCGGCTGGGCCTGA
- a CDS encoding thioredoxin: MLDRAEAVVPGLVVDERDVARHVDEAEARAIRSTPTVTIDDREGAEVFRAEGIPTLDQVLVAIAKAV, translated from the coding sequence GTGCTGGACCGTGCCGAGGCGGTCGTCCCCGGGCTCGTCGTGGACGAGCGGGACGTCGCCCGTCACGTCGACGAGGCCGAGGCGCGCGCCATCCGGTCGACCCCCACCGTCACGATCGACGACCGGGAGGGCGCTGAGGTGTTCCGTGCCGAGGGCATCCCGACGCTCGACCAGGTGCTCGTCGCGATCGCGAAGGCAGTCTGA
- a CDS encoding DUF2017 family protein, whose protein sequence is MIGFERMPDGRVAVELAREERDLLAQLVGQLPTVLDGGRDDPAVARLLPDAHRDDAPASEEFRELTGRSLLDGKRADAVRVGAALARVDDTADDGARVELDDGLVLSWLRTLTDLRLVVASRLGIEHDDDPGAPDEGMRMVYDWLGYLQESLLHAIDEPA, encoded by the coding sequence GTGATCGGGTTCGAACGGATGCCCGACGGCCGTGTCGCCGTCGAGCTCGCGCGCGAAGAACGCGACCTGCTCGCGCAGCTCGTGGGACAGCTGCCGACGGTGCTCGACGGCGGCCGGGACGACCCCGCGGTGGCCCGCCTGCTGCCCGACGCCCATCGGGACGACGCCCCCGCCTCCGAGGAGTTCCGGGAGCTCACCGGGCGCTCCCTCCTCGACGGCAAGCGCGCCGACGCGGTCCGCGTCGGAGCGGCGCTCGCCCGGGTCGACGACACGGCCGACGACGGAGCACGAGTGGAGCTCGACGACGGACTCGTGCTCTCCTGGCTGCGCACGCTCACCGATCTGCGTCTCGTCGTCGCGTCACGACTCGGCATCGAGCACGATGACGACCCCGGGGCGCCGGACGAGGGCATGCGGATGGTGTACGACTGGCTCGGCTACCTGCAGGAGTCGCTGCTGCACGCGATCGACGAGCCCGCATGA
- a CDS encoding ATP-binding protein, translating to MAERGPVLLIDGRSGAGKSDLARLVTGRVPGAQLVRLDDVYPGWDGLAAGSAHVVAHVLDPVAPGWRAWDWAAEREGPWGPLDPARPLIVEGCGAASAAARQRAHLTVWVELDAGTRRRRALERDGDAYAPHWERWARQEDAFLAAEHPREGADLVVDGVDVAASVDLVVDRWLAPDG from the coding sequence TTGGCTGAGCGCGGCCCGGTGCTCCTCATCGACGGGCGGTCGGGGGCGGGCAAATCGGATCTCGCGCGCCTCGTCACCGGTCGGGTGCCCGGCGCGCAGCTCGTGCGCCTCGACGACGTCTATCCCGGATGGGACGGGCTCGCCGCGGGCAGCGCGCACGTCGTCGCGCACGTGCTCGATCCGGTCGCGCCGGGGTGGCGCGCGTGGGACTGGGCCGCCGAACGGGAGGGGCCGTGGGGCCCGCTCGACCCGGCACGCCCGCTGATCGTCGAGGGCTGCGGCGCCGCGAGCGCGGCGGCCCGGCAACGCGCTCACCTGACCGTGTGGGTCGAGCTCGATGCCGGCACACGCCGGCGTCGCGCCCTCGAGCGCGACGGTGACGCCTACGCCCCGCACTGGGAACGATGGGCCCGGCAGGAGGACGCCTTCCTCGCCGCCGAGCATCCCCGGGAGGGCGCCGACCTCGTCGTCGACGGCGTCGACGTCGCCGCATCGGTGGACCTCGTGGTCGACCGGTGGCTGGCGCCGGACGGGTGA
- a CDS encoding energy-coupling factor transporter transmembrane component T family protein yields MNALARVNPVTAFAAALVLSVSLLVSLDIVTASVALAAELLLIPFAGVPWRTFWVRTAPVWIAAPLAGVTTALYGEDSGRVRLELGFVTVTDGSLELAAVIALRVLAAGIPAIVLFITVDLTRFADGLAQLLHLPARFVLGALAGLRLVGLFVEDWRALELARRARGVADRGRVRRFAGQAFALLVLSVRRGTKLATAMEAKGFRTDAPRTWARPSSVGRADAVLMLLAIVIVVAAIVTSVSVGAWRSILG; encoded by the coding sequence GTGAACGCGCTCGCGCGGGTCAATCCCGTCACGGCCTTCGCCGCCGCCCTCGTGCTCTCCGTCAGCCTGCTCGTCTCCCTCGACATCGTCACCGCGTCGGTCGCCCTCGCGGCGGAGCTGCTGCTCATCCCGTTTGCCGGGGTGCCCTGGCGCACCTTCTGGGTCCGCACGGCGCCGGTGTGGATCGCGGCACCGCTCGCCGGGGTCACGACCGCGCTGTACGGCGAGGACTCAGGCCGGGTGCGGCTCGAGCTCGGGTTCGTCACGGTCACCGACGGGTCGCTCGAGCTCGCGGCGGTCATCGCGCTCCGCGTCCTCGCGGCGGGCATCCCCGCCATCGTGCTGTTCATCACGGTCGACCTCACCCGCTTCGCCGACGGGCTCGCGCAACTGCTGCACCTGCCCGCCCGCTTCGTGCTCGGCGCCCTCGCCGGGCTGCGGCTCGTCGGACTCTTCGTCGAGGACTGGCGCGCGCTCGAACTCGCGCGCCGCGCGCGAGGGGTGGCCGACCGCGGGCGGGTGCGCCGGTTCGCGGGTCAGGCGTTCGCCCTGCTCGTGCTGAGCGTGCGGCGCGGCACCAAACTCGCCACGGCGATGGAGGCGAAGGGTTTCCGCACCGATGCGCCCCGCACCTGGGCGCGGCCCTCGTCGGTGGGCCGGGCCGACGCGGTGCTGATGCTGCTTGCGATCGTGATCGTCGTCGCCGCGATCGTCACGTCGGTCTCCGTGGGGGCGTGGAGGTCGATCCTTGGCTGA
- the orn gene encoding oligoribonuclease, with protein MAAADDRLVWIDCEMTGLDLAVDELVEVAVVVTDFDLEPVHPGFTVVIKPDQSALDNMSEFVRNMHTESGLIDEIPHGKSLAEAEYEVIEYILAHVPSAQHAPLAGNTIGTDRMFLAKYMPRVDAHLHYRNVDVSSIKELCRRWLPRVYFNAPAKNGGHRALADILESIRELQYYRRAAFVPDPGPTTEEVQLASAEVTEAWATRLA; from the coding sequence ATGGCTGCTGCTGACGACCGTCTGGTGTGGATCGACTGCGAGATGACCGGACTCGACCTCGCGGTCGACGAGCTCGTGGAGGTCGCCGTCGTCGTCACCGACTTCGATCTCGAGCCCGTGCATCCGGGCTTCACCGTGGTGATCAAGCCGGATCAGTCGGCCCTCGACAACATGAGCGAGTTCGTGCGGAACATGCACACCGAGAGCGGACTCATTGACGAGATCCCGCACGGCAAGAGCCTCGCCGAGGCCGAGTACGAGGTGATCGAGTACATCCTCGCTCACGTGCCCTCGGCCCAGCACGCACCGCTCGCCGGCAACACCATCGGGACCGACCGCATGTTCCTGGCCAAGTACATGCCGCGCGTCGACGCGCACCTGCATTACCGCAACGTCGACGTGTCGTCGATCAAGGAGCTGTGCCGACGCTGGCTGCCCCGCGTCTACTTCAACGCCCCCGCGAAGAACGGCGGCCACCGCGCCCTCGCCGACATCCTCGAATCGATCCGGGAGCTGCAGTACTACCGTCGCGCGGCGTTCGTGCCCGATCCCGGTCCGACGACCGAGGAAGTTCAGCTCGCCTCGGCCGAGGTCACGGAAGCCTGGGCCACGCGCCTCGCGTGA
- the clpS gene encoding ATP-dependent Clp protease adapter ClpS: MPLTEERTDAATRVAPDVPWVTIVWNDPVNLMSYVTYVFRTYFGHPREEAERLMLLVHNEGRAVVASGPREQMERHVEAMHAYGLWATLQREDA; this comes from the coding sequence GTGCCGCTGACCGAGGAACGCACCGACGCCGCCACGCGCGTCGCACCCGACGTGCCCTGGGTCACCATCGTCTGGAACGACCCGGTGAACCTGATGTCGTACGTCACCTACGTCTTCCGCACGTACTTCGGTCACCCGCGGGAGGAGGCGGAGCGCCTGATGCTCCTCGTGCACAACGAGGGGCGCGCCGTCGTCGCGAGCGGACCCCGCGAGCAGATGGAGCGCCACGTCGAGGCCATGCACGCGTACGGGCTGTGGGCGACGCTGCAGCGGGAGGACGCGTGA
- a CDS encoding SGNH/GDSL hydrolase family protein — protein MDRPGWTRYVALGDSITEGFCDPIVGSGEPWLGWADRLAAILDGNARLGNGDGIRYANLAVRGRRVRDVVDEQIPAALDLKPDLVSVMVGGNDLMTPRSDPDALADRIDLGVRRLREAGVDVLLANCFDPQFALFLRPLRGRAAVFNAHMWSIARTQQTYTLDLWGIREFRDRAMWSQDRVHLTSAGHRVLARRAASSLGVPYFEVPGEPTAAAEPVRTLTTMGWLTTHALPWVGRRLRRVSTGDGIAAKLPMPITVVPPR, from the coding sequence ATGGACCGACCGGGATGGACCCGCTACGTCGCCCTCGGTGACTCGATCACCGAAGGATTCTGCGACCCGATCGTCGGATCCGGCGAGCCCTGGCTCGGCTGGGCCGACCGCCTCGCCGCCATCCTCGACGGCAACGCCCGGCTCGGGAACGGCGACGGCATCCGTTACGCGAACCTCGCGGTGCGCGGTCGCCGGGTGCGCGACGTCGTCGACGAACAGATCCCCGCCGCGCTCGATCTCAAACCGGATCTGGTGTCCGTGATGGTCGGCGGCAACGATCTGATGACTCCCCGTTCCGACCCGGACGCGCTCGCGGACCGCATCGATCTCGGGGTGCGCCGTTTGCGCGAGGCGGGCGTCGACGTGCTGCTCGCTAACTGCTTCGATCCCCAGTTCGCGCTCTTCCTGCGTCCGTTGCGGGGACGCGCCGCCGTCTTCAACGCGCACATGTGGTCCATCGCGCGGACGCAGCAGACCTACACGCTCGACCTCTGGGGCATCCGCGAGTTCCGCGATCGGGCGATGTGGTCGCAGGATCGGGTGCACCTCACGAGCGCCGGCCATCGCGTGCTCGCGCGCCGCGCCGCCTCGTCGCTCGGCGTGCCGTATTTCGAGGTGCCGGGGGAACCGACCGCGGCGGCCGAGCCGGTGCGCACGCTCACGACGATGGGCTGGCTCACCACGCATGCGCTGCCCTGGGTGGGCCGGCGCCTGCGCCGGGTGTCGACCGGCGACGGCATCGCCGCCAAGCTGCCGATGCCGATCACGGTCGTGCCCCCTCGCTAG